In a genomic window of Bradyrhizobium sp. LLZ17:
- a CDS encoding DUF3592 domain-containing protein, with amino-acid sequence MLDAHQLMWTEIAAAISMLLFGLTLLGLVRTRGRMQAARSWDKVEGIIVASEVKQPASHVSDDLDDATPIIRYRYRAGGQEQESDKVVVGGIAMTTRVLAAKLAGRYPVGAHVDVYVDPKQPAEALLEPATAQNVAALVAFTIVFGFIAATLTAHSLAGHVLYANNGVPLVAFALPIIVLLGGVFCVGEYVRTRRLASASLRWPTAAGRVTHCEVIEEIIEDKSDDDNKSSSRKLHYRYQVDLRYAYKIDKRDFIGTEVNWNGTAIYGLREVAEKAAAQWSLGQNVTVSYDPERPGHAVLEPASRKGALTPLIGAATCAIIGGIFLTFLIKAGLG; translated from the coding sequence ATGCTGGATGCCCATCAATTGATGTGGACGGAGATTGCCGCCGCGATCTCGATGCTGCTGTTCGGATTGACGCTGCTCGGTCTGGTCCGGACGCGGGGCCGGATGCAGGCGGCGCGGAGCTGGGACAAGGTCGAGGGCATCATCGTGGCCTCCGAGGTCAAACAGCCGGCGTCGCACGTCTCGGACGATCTGGACGATGCCACGCCCATCATCCGCTACCGCTATCGCGCCGGCGGCCAGGAGCAGGAAAGCGACAAGGTCGTGGTCGGCGGCATCGCCATGACCACGCGCGTGCTCGCCGCAAAGCTCGCCGGACGCTATCCGGTCGGCGCCCATGTCGACGTCTATGTCGATCCGAAGCAACCGGCCGAGGCGCTGCTGGAGCCGGCCACGGCGCAGAACGTCGCGGCGCTGGTGGCGTTCACGATCGTGTTCGGCTTCATCGCCGCCACCCTGACCGCGCATTCGCTGGCCGGTCACGTGCTCTACGCCAACAACGGCGTCCCGCTAGTCGCGTTCGCGCTGCCGATCATCGTGCTGCTGGGCGGTGTGTTCTGCGTCGGCGAGTATGTCAGGACGCGCCGGCTTGCGAGCGCCAGCCTGCGCTGGCCGACCGCGGCCGGAAGGGTGACCCATTGCGAGGTGATCGAGGAGATCATCGAGGACAAGAGCGACGACGACAACAAATCATCGAGCCGCAAGCTGCATTACCGTTATCAGGTCGACCTCCGTTACGCCTACAAGATCGACAAGCGCGACTTCATCGGCACCGAGGTCAATTGGAACGGCACCGCGATCTACGGCCTGCGCGAGGTCGCGGAAAAGGCGGCGGCGCAGTGGAGCCTCGGTCAGAACGTCACCGTCTCTTACGATCCGGAACGGCCGGGACACGCAGTGCTTGAGCCTGCCAGCCGGAAAGGCGCGCTGACACCGCTGATCGGAGCGGCGACCTGCGCAATCATAGGCGGCATTTTCCTGACGTTCCTGATCAAGGCCGGGCTCGGTTAG
- a CDS encoding glutathione S-transferase family protein, translated as MFLIGQYDSPFVRRVAIALRLYGLAFEHRPWSTFGDADKIAPYNPLRRVPTLVLDDGEALIESTIILDYLDERVGADKAMLPRTGAERRRHLRICALASGLGDKAVSLLYERVLRKEQLALWVERCQAQIADVLTVLETERAKVTMPYWLGDRIGHADVAVACVVRFTREAHPQLFEASHYPALSAHAARCEALAPFQEIVQPLAPPKG; from the coding sequence ATGTTCCTGATCGGCCAATACGATTCCCCCTTCGTCCGCCGTGTCGCGATCGCGCTTCGGCTTTACGGGCTCGCTTTCGAACACAGGCCATGGTCGACCTTCGGCGATGCCGATAAGATCGCGCCGTATAATCCGTTGCGCCGTGTGCCGACCCTGGTGCTCGACGACGGCGAGGCGCTGATCGAGAGCACGATCATCCTCGATTATCTCGACGAGCGCGTTGGCGCGGACAAAGCCATGCTGCCGCGGACTGGCGCCGAGCGCCGGCGCCATCTGCGCATCTGTGCGCTCGCCTCCGGCCTCGGCGACAAGGCGGTCAGCCTGCTCTACGAGCGCGTGCTGCGGAAGGAGCAGCTTGCGCTGTGGGTCGAGCGCTGCCAGGCGCAGATCGCGGACGTCTTGACCGTGCTCGAAACCGAGCGCGCCAAGGTGACGATGCCGTACTGGCTGGGAGACCGCATCGGCCACGCCGACGTCGCGGTCGCCTGCGTCGTCCGCTTCACCCGCGAGGCACATCCGCAGCTGTTCGAGGCTTCGCACTATCCGGCGCTGAGCGCGCATGCGGCGCGTTGCGAGGCCTTGGCTCCGTTCCAGGAGATCGTGCAGCCGCTGGCGCCGCCGAAGGGGTGA
- a CDS encoding threonine/serine dehydratase, translated as MTATSDINRERIAATEAVIRPHIRRTPLIQADLADLGLPAAPVIFKLEMLQHSGSFKARGAFANLLLRQVPKTGVVAASGGNHGAAVAYAAQRLGIPASIFVPEITSPAKAERIKSYGAQLVIAGARYADALAASEAHVARTGALAVHAYDQPETLLGQGSVGMELEQDAPDVDTVLVAVGGGGLIGGIAAWYQGRTRIVAVEPEQSPTLHAAFAAGAPVDAPAGGLAADSLAPRRVGELMFPIARAHVEKVVLVADDAIRQAQAALWSSLRVVAEPGGAAAFAALLSGRYRPSPGERIAVLVCGANTTAVNFDG; from the coding sequence ATGACAGCGACATCAGACATCAATCGGGAGCGGATCGCGGCGACCGAGGCCGTGATCCGCCCGCACATCAGGCGCACGCCGCTCATTCAGGCTGATCTTGCCGACTTGGGGCTGCCGGCGGCGCCCGTCATTTTCAAGCTGGAGATGCTGCAGCATTCCGGATCGTTCAAGGCACGGGGCGCCTTCGCCAACCTGCTGCTGCGGCAGGTGCCGAAGACCGGGGTTGTCGCGGCATCCGGCGGCAATCACGGCGCGGCGGTGGCTTATGCCGCGCAACGACTCGGCATCCCCGCCAGCATTTTCGTCCCCGAGATCACGTCACCGGCCAAAGCCGAGCGCATCAAGAGCTACGGCGCGCAGCTCGTGATCGCGGGAGCCCGCTATGCCGATGCGCTCGCGGCGAGCGAGGCGCATGTCGCACGCACCGGCGCGCTTGCGGTCCATGCCTATGACCAGCCCGAGACCCTGCTCGGCCAAGGCAGCGTCGGCATGGAACTGGAGCAGGATGCGCCCGACGTGGATACGGTGCTGGTTGCCGTCGGCGGCGGCGGCCTGATCGGCGGCATTGCGGCGTGGTACCAGGGCCGGACCCGCATCGTGGCGGTCGAGCCGGAGCAATCGCCAACGCTGCATGCGGCCTTCGCGGCAGGCGCGCCGGTGGATGCGCCGGCCGGCGGTCTCGCCGCCGACAGTCTCGCGCCGCGCCGGGTCGGCGAATTGATGTTTCCGATCGCGCGGGCCCATGTCGAGAAGGTCGTGCTGGTCGCCGACGATGCGATCCGGCAGGCCCAGGCGGCCTTGTGGTCGAGCTTGCGCGTCGTGGCCGAGCCCGGCGGCGCGGCAGCGTTCGCGGCGCTGCTCTCCGGCCGCTATCGTCCCTCACCCGGCGAACGGATCGCGGTGCTGGTCTGCGGCGCCAACACGACAGCGGTGAATTTCGACGGCTAG
- a CDS encoding GNAT family N-acetyltransferase, with protein sequence MIVPDGYSDVPAGKIAAVVTHLEMTTRPSRRDDPPGAWSLRKADAPALDWYRDLHRRVGEEWLWLSRARMNDAELAAVIQAPGIEVYALTVNGSDEGLLEMDFREPSQCELVYFGVTSRLIGTGAARFLMNRALELASSRDVRRVWVHTCTLDHPSALAFYQRSGFVPFRRQIEVADDPRLDGTAPRDAAKHVPILE encoded by the coding sequence ATGATCGTCCCGGACGGCTATTCCGACGTTCCCGCCGGCAAGATCGCTGCGGTCGTCACCCATCTCGAGATGACCACGCGCCCCTCACGGCGTGACGACCCTCCCGGCGCATGGTCCCTGCGCAAGGCCGACGCGCCCGCGCTTGATTGGTACCGCGACCTGCACCGCCGCGTCGGCGAGGAGTGGCTGTGGCTTTCGCGGGCTCGCATGAACGACGCCGAGCTCGCCGCGGTCATCCAGGCCCCAGGCATCGAGGTCTACGCGTTGACCGTGAATGGAAGCGACGAAGGTCTGCTTGAGATGGATTTTCGCGAGCCCAGCCAGTGCGAGCTGGTCTATTTCGGTGTCACCTCGCGCCTGATCGGGACCGGTGCCGCCCGTTTCCTGATGAACCGCGCGCTGGAGCTTGCATCGTCACGCGACGTGCGCCGCGTCTGGGTGCACACGTGCACCTTGGACCATCCATCCGCACTAGCGTTCTATCAGCGCTCCGGCTTCGTCCCGTTCCGCCGCCAGATCGAGGTGGCGGACGATCCGCGCCTCGACGGCACAGCGCCGCGCGATGCGGCGAAGCATGTACCAATCCTCGAATAG
- the glpK gene encoding glycerol kinase GlpK codes for MSFVLAIDQGTTSSRAIVFRSDISIAARAQAEFPQHFPASGWVEHEPEDIWTSTINVCREAIANAGIGAKDIAAIGITNQRETTVVWDRATGQAVHRAIVWQDRRTADICAKLKADGREPIISQKTGLIIDPYFSGTKVAWILDQVPGARARAARGELMFGTVDCYLLWRLTGGKVHATDATNASRTLLFNIHTGQWDDELLEIIGVPRSMLPEVKDSSAHFGESTPDLFGGTIAISGIAGDQQAATIGQACFRPGMMKSTYGTGCFALLNTGTTPVASKNKLLTTIAYQLGGKRTYALEGSIFVAGSAVQWLRDGLGIIKHAAETGPLADQSDSMQSVYLVPAFVGMGAPYWNPRVRGALFGLTRNTGPAELAHAALESVCYQTFDLWAAMRADWPSSETASVVLRVDGGMTASDWTMQRLADLLDAPVDRPVIQETTALGAAYLAGLQAGVYPEPTKFADNWRLEHRFKPNMSQATRERKLAGWARAVKGVLASDEGEG; via the coding sequence ATGTCTTTCGTTCTTGCCATCGACCAGGGCACCACCTCCTCGCGCGCGATTGTTTTTCGCAGCGACATTTCCATCGCGGCGCGTGCGCAGGCCGAGTTTCCACAGCATTTTCCGGCCTCGGGCTGGGTCGAGCACGAGCCGGAGGACATCTGGACCTCGACCATCAACGTCTGCCGCGAAGCGATCGCGAACGCCGGCATCGGCGCAAAGGACATCGCCGCGATCGGCATCACCAACCAGCGCGAGACCACCGTGGTGTGGGACCGTGCCACCGGCCAGGCCGTGCACCGGGCCATCGTCTGGCAGGACCGCCGCACCGCCGACATCTGCGCGAAACTGAAAGCCGACGGCCGCGAGCCCATCATCTCGCAGAAGACCGGCCTGATCATCGATCCCTATTTCTCCGGCACCAAGGTCGCATGGATCCTCGACCAGGTCCCCGGCGCGCGGGCCCGCGCTGCGCGCGGCGAGCTGATGTTCGGCACCGTCGATTGTTATTTGCTGTGGCGCCTCACCGGCGGCAAGGTGCACGCCACCGACGCCACCAACGCCTCGCGCACGCTGCTGTTCAACATCCACACCGGTCAGTGGGATGACGAGCTGCTGGAGATCATCGGCGTGCCCCGCTCGATGCTGCCCGAGGTGAAGGACTCCTCCGCCCATTTCGGCGAAAGCACGCCGGATCTGTTCGGCGGCACGATCGCGATATCAGGCATTGCCGGCGACCAGCAGGCTGCGACCATCGGACAAGCCTGCTTCCGCCCGGGCATGATGAAGTCGACCTACGGCACCGGCTGCTTCGCGCTGCTCAACACTGGCACTACGCCGGTCGCCTCGAAAAACAAGCTGCTCACCACCATCGCCTACCAGCTCGGCGGCAAACGCACCTACGCGCTCGAAGGCTCGATCTTCGTCGCCGGCAGCGCGGTGCAATGGCTGCGCGATGGCCTCGGCATCATCAAGCATGCGGCCGAGACCGGGCCGCTTGCTGATCAGTCGGACTCCATGCAGAGCGTCTACCTCGTCCCGGCGTTCGTCGGCATGGGCGCGCCCTACTGGAATCCGCGCGTGCGCGGCGCGCTGTTCGGCCTCACCCGCAACACCGGCCCTGCCGAGCTCGCCCACGCCGCGCTGGAGAGCGTCTGCTACCAGACCTTCGATCTCTGGGCCGCGATGCGCGCCGACTGGCCGAGCTCGGAAACCGCAAGCGTCGTGCTGCGCGTCGACGGCGGCATGACCGCGTCCGACTGGACCATGCAGCGCCTCGCCGATCTGCTGGACGCCCCGGTCGATCGCCCCGTGATCCAGGAGACCACCGCGTTAGGGGCGGCGTATCTCGCCGGCCTCCAGGCCGGCGTCTATCCCGAGCCGACCAAGTTCGCCGACAATTGGCGGCTGGAGCATCGCTTCAAGCCCAACATGAGCCAGGCGACAAGGGAGCGAAAGCTTGCGGGGTGGGCCAGGGCGGTGAAGGGCGTGCTGGCGAGCGACGAGGGGGAGGGGTAG
- a CDS encoding SDR family NAD(P)-dependent oxidoreductase — MKNTPFDLTGKVAIVTGSSRGIGRSSAELLAKLGAKVVVSSRKAEACKEVADGIIAVGGDAVVIPCNIARKAEVEALIAGATKHYGKVDILVCNAAVNPYYGPLLDITDEAFDKIMASNVKSNIWLSALAIPQMAERGGGSVVIISSIGGLRGSTVIGAYGISKAADFALCRSLAGEWGPKGVRVNCIAPGLVKTDFARALWEDEANLKRRTATTPLRRIGEPDEIAGAVAYLASDASSFMTGQTIVIDGGVTTAAV; from the coding sequence ATGAAAAACACCCCGTTCGATCTCACCGGTAAAGTCGCCATCGTCACCGGCTCCAGCCGCGGCATCGGCCGTTCCTCCGCCGAGCTGCTGGCCAAGCTCGGCGCAAAAGTCGTGGTGTCATCGCGCAAGGCGGAGGCCTGCAAGGAGGTCGCCGACGGCATCATTGCGGTCGGCGGCGATGCCGTCGTCATTCCCTGCAACATCGCGCGCAAGGCCGAGGTCGAGGCGCTGATCGCGGGCGCCACGAAGCATTACGGCAAGGTCGACATCCTCGTCTGCAACGCCGCGGTGAACCCGTATTACGGCCCGCTGCTCGATATCACCGACGAGGCCTTCGACAAGATCATGGCCAGCAACGTCAAGAGCAACATCTGGCTCTCGGCGCTGGCGATCCCGCAGATGGCGGAGCGCGGCGGCGGCTCCGTCGTCATCATCTCCTCGATCGGCGGCCTGCGCGGCTCGACCGTGATCGGCGCCTACGGCATCTCGAAAGCCGCGGACTTCGCATTGTGCCGCTCGCTGGCCGGCGAATGGGGCCCGAAGGGCGTCCGCGTCAACTGCATTGCGCCTGGCCTCGTCAAGACCGATTTCGCCCGCGCGCTGTGGGAAGACGAAGCCAACCTCAAGCGCCGCACCGCCACCACGCCGCTCCGCCGCATCGGCGAGCCCGACGAAATCGCCGGCGCCGTGGCTTATCTCGCCTCCGACGCCTCGAGCTTCATGACCGGCCAGACCATCGTCATCGACGGCGGCGTCACCACGGCGGCGGTGTAG
- the pimD gene encoding pimeloyl-CoA dehydrogenase small subunit yields the protein MDFDLTEEQRLLKDSIDGLLTDSYDFESRKKYMKEKGGWSKAVWGKLAEQGLLGLPFSEAEGGFGGGGVETMIVMEALGKALVLEPYLPTVVIGGGFLRHAATDAQKAAHVPGIVDGSKTFAFAQLEKNSRYDLFDVTTTAKKKGDGWIIDGEKFVVLNGENADTLIVTARTRGDRRDTTGIGVFLVPANAKGVAKKSYPTQDGLHAADITFTGVEVGADAVLGNPDDSLALIERVVDEARIALCAEAVGLMDESLKTTVEYIKTRKQFGVAIGSFQSLQHRASDMFVAAEQARSMSMFATMAGDFADARERSNAIAAAKVQIGKSAKFVGQQSIQLHGGIGMTMEAKIGHYFKRLTMIENTFGDTDYHQRRVADGGGLI from the coding sequence ATGGATTTTGATTTGACCGAGGAGCAACGGCTTCTCAAGGACAGCATCGACGGCCTGCTGACTGATTCCTATGATTTCGAGAGCCGCAAGAAGTACATGAAGGAGAAGGGCGGCTGGAGCAAAGCCGTCTGGGGCAAGCTCGCCGAGCAGGGCCTGCTCGGGCTTCCCTTCAGCGAAGCCGAAGGCGGCTTCGGCGGCGGCGGTGTCGAGACCATGATCGTGATGGAGGCGCTCGGCAAGGCGCTGGTGCTCGAGCCTTATCTCCCGACCGTGGTGATCGGCGGCGGCTTCCTCCGCCATGCTGCAACCGATGCGCAGAAAGCCGCGCACGTGCCCGGCATCGTCGACGGCAGCAAGACTTTTGCCTTCGCCCAGCTCGAGAAGAACTCGCGCTACGATCTGTTCGACGTCACCACGACCGCCAAGAAGAAGGGCGACGGCTGGATCATCGACGGCGAGAAATTCGTCGTGCTCAACGGCGAGAACGCCGACACGCTGATCGTCACCGCGCGCACCAGGGGCGACCGCCGCGACACCACCGGCATCGGCGTATTCCTGGTGCCTGCGAATGCCAAGGGTGTCGCGAAGAAGTCCTATCCAACCCAGGACGGCCTGCACGCCGCCGACATCACCTTCACCGGCGTCGAGGTCGGCGCGGATGCGGTGCTCGGCAATCCGGACGACTCGCTCGCGCTGATCGAGCGCGTGGTGGACGAAGCCCGCATCGCGCTCTGCGCCGAGGCGGTCGGCCTGATGGACGAGTCACTCAAGACCACGGTCGAGTACATCAAGACGCGCAAGCAATTCGGCGTCGCGATCGGCTCGTTCCAGTCGCTGCAGCACCGCGCCTCCGACATGTTCGTCGCCGCCGAGCAGGCGAGGTCGATGTCGATGTTCGCGACCATGGCCGGCGATTTCGCGGACGCGCGAGAGCGTTCCAACGCGATCGCCGCGGCCAAGGTGCAGATCGGCAAGTCGGCCAAGTTCGTCGGCCAGCAGTCGATCCAGCTCCACGGCGGCATCGGCATGACCATGGAGGCGAAGATCGGCCATTACTTCAAGCGCCTCACCATGATCGAGAACACCTTCGGCGACACCGACTACCACCAGCGCCGCGTCGCGGATGGCGGCGGGTTGATCTGA
- the pimC gene encoding pimeloyl-CoA dehydrogenase large subunit: MDLAFTKEEQAFREEVREFFRGNVPPDTRRKLVEGRHLSKDEMVTWWRILNKKGWGVSHWPKQYGGTGWTSVQHYIFNEELQSYPAPQPLAFGVSMVGPVIYTFGNEEQKKQYLPRIANVDDWWCQGFSEPGSGSDLASLKTKAERKGDKWIINGQKTWTTLAQHADMIFCLCRTDASAKKQMGISFIVFSMKSKGVTVRPIQTIDGGVEVNEVFFDDVEVPIENLIGEENKGWDYAKFLLGNERTGIARVGVSKERLRRIRDLASKVESAGKPIIQDVAFRDKLAACEIELKALELTQLRVVADEGKHGKGKPNPASSVLKIKGSEIQQTTTELLMEVIGPFAAPYDVHGDDGSNEAMDWTAQIAPSYFNNRKVSIYGGSNEIQRNIIAKAVLGL; the protein is encoded by the coding sequence ATGGATCTCGCATTCACGAAAGAAGAGCAGGCGTTTCGCGAAGAGGTGCGGGAGTTCTTCCGCGGAAACGTACCGCCGGATACGCGGCGCAAGCTGGTCGAGGGCCGTCATCTCTCCAAGGACGAGATGGTGACGTGGTGGCGCATCCTCAACAAGAAAGGTTGGGGCGTCAGTCACTGGCCGAAGCAATATGGCGGCACCGGCTGGACCAGCGTGCAGCACTACATCTTCAACGAGGAGCTGCAGTCCTATCCGGCGCCGCAGCCGCTCGCCTTCGGCGTCAGCATGGTCGGCCCCGTCATCTACACCTTCGGCAACGAGGAGCAGAAGAAGCAGTATCTGCCGCGGATCGCCAATGTCGACGATTGGTGGTGCCAGGGCTTCTCCGAGCCCGGTTCGGGATCGGATCTCGCGTCGCTCAAGACCAAGGCCGAGCGCAAGGGCGACAAGTGGATCATCAACGGCCAGAAGACCTGGACTACCCTGGCGCAACACGCCGACATGATCTTCTGCCTCTGCCGCACCGACGCGAGCGCCAAGAAGCAGATGGGCATCTCCTTCATCGTCTTCTCGATGAAGTCGAAGGGCGTCACCGTACGTCCGATCCAGACCATCGACGGTGGCGTCGAGGTTAACGAAGTGTTCTTCGACGACGTCGAAGTCCCCATCGAGAATTTGATCGGCGAGGAGAACAAGGGCTGGGATTACGCCAAATTCCTGCTCGGCAATGAGCGCACCGGCATCGCGCGGGTCGGCGTCTCCAAGGAGCGGCTGCGCCGCATCCGCGATCTCGCCTCCAAGGTCGAATCCGCTGGCAAGCCGATCATCCAGGACGTCGCGTTCCGCGACAAACTCGCGGCCTGCGAGATCGAGCTGAAGGCGCTCGAGCTCACGCAATTGCGCGTCGTCGCCGACGAAGGCAAGCACGGCAAGGGCAAGCCCAATCCGGCATCCTCGGTGCTGAAGATCAAGGGCTCCGAGATCCAGCAGACCACGACCGAGCTGCTGATGGAAGTGATCGGCCCGTTCGCCGCGCCTTACGACGTGCACGGCGACGACGGCTCCAACGAAGCCATGGACTGGACCGCCCAGATCGCGCCGAGCTACTTCAACAACCGCAAGGTCTCGATCTACGGCGGCTCCAACGAGATCCAGCGCAACATCATCGCCAAGGCGGTGCTGGGACTCTAG
- the pimA gene encoding dicarboxylate--CoA ligase PimA — MTHPGEQFYPESVRWDDAIVQGTLPDLLSKAAADYGPRTALEFRDRPISYAELAAMAERAAAAFLRAGCDKNSSVALFLGNTPDHPVNFFGALKAGARVAHLSPLDGEIALTHKVSDPGSRVLVTSNLAALLPTALKLLEKGLVDRLVVCEDDNWGKVGTPQAVIPGDPRIVTFKAFVEGATAPAEWPQVSADDVALLQYTGGTTGLPKGAMLTHGNLTSAVSIYDIWGKPSRAARGDVVERVIGVLPLFHIYALTVVLLSSLRRGYLISLHQRFDVEAVMRDIEVKRATYFPGVPTMWIAIAALPDLDKRDFSSLSAVGSGGAPLPVEVASFFERKVGKKLKSGWGMTETCSPGTGHPPVGPDKPGSIGLMLPGIELDVVALDDPTRVLPPGEVGEIRIKGPNVTKGYWNKPEGSAEAFVDGRFVTGDIGYVDTDGYFFLVDRKKDMIISGGFNVYPQMIEQAIYTLPGVHEVIVLGIPDSYRGEAAKAFIKLRPGAKPFSLEELRAQLAGKLGKHELPAEVAFVDDLPRTPVGKLSRHELRQQQKHDTK; from the coding sequence ATGACCCATCCCGGCGAACAGTTTTATCCCGAGAGCGTGCGTTGGGACGACGCGATCGTCCAGGGCACGCTTCCCGACCTGCTGTCGAAAGCCGCCGCCGATTACGGCCCGCGCACCGCGCTCGAGTTTCGCGATCGTCCGATCAGCTACGCCGAGCTCGCCGCGATGGCGGAGCGCGCCGCGGCCGCCTTCCTGCGCGCCGGCTGCGATAAGAACAGCTCGGTCGCGCTGTTCCTCGGCAACACGCCCGATCATCCCGTCAACTTCTTCGGCGCGCTGAAGGCGGGCGCCCGCGTCGCGCATCTGTCGCCGCTCGACGGCGAGATCGCGCTGACGCACAAGGTTTCCGATCCCGGCTCGCGCGTGCTGGTGACCTCGAACCTCGCGGCCCTGCTGCCGACCGCGCTGAAATTGCTGGAGAAGGGGCTGGTCGATCGCCTGGTCGTCTGCGAGGACGACAATTGGGGCAAGGTCGGCACACCGCAGGCTGTGATCCCCGGCGATCCCCGCATCGTCACCTTCAAGGCCTTTGTCGAGGGCGCCACCGCGCCGGCAGAGTGGCCCCAAGTGAGTGCCGACGATGTCGCGCTGCTGCAATATACCGGCGGCACCACCGGCCTGCCCAAGGGCGCGATGCTCACGCACGGCAATCTCACCTCGGCGGTGTCGATCTACGATATCTGGGGCAAGCCGTCCCGGGCCGCGCGTGGCGATGTCGTCGAGCGCGTGATCGGCGTGCTGCCGCTGTTTCACATCTATGCCCTCACCGTCGTGCTGCTGTCCTCGCTCCGCCGCGGCTATCTGATCTCGCTGCATCAGCGCTTCGATGTCGAAGCCGTGATGCGCGACATCGAGGTCAAGCGCGCGACCTATTTCCCGGGCGTGCCGACGATGTGGATCGCGATCGCAGCACTCCCCGATCTCGACAAGCGCGACTTCTCCTCGCTCAGCGCCGTCGGCTCCGGCGGCGCGCCGCTGCCGGTTGAAGTCGCGAGCTTCTTCGAACGCAAGGTCGGCAAGAAGCTCAAGAGCGGCTGGGGCATGACCGAGACCTGCTCGCCCGGCACCGGCCATCCGCCGGTTGGCCCCGACAAGCCGGGCTCGATCGGCCTGATGCTGCCCGGCATCGAACTCGACGTCGTCGCGCTGGACGATCCGACCCGCGTATTGCCGCCGGGCGAAGTCGGCGAGATCCGCATCAAGGGCCCGAACGTCACCAAAGGCTACTGGAACAAGCCCGAGGGATCCGCGGAGGCCTTTGTCGACGGCCGCTTCGTCACCGGCGACATCGGCTATGTCGACACTGACGGCTATTTCTTCCTGGTCGACCGCAAGAAGGACATGATCATCTCCGGCGGCTTCAACGTCTATCCGCAAATGATCGAGCAGGCGATCTACACCCTTCCCGGCGTGCATGAGGTGATCGTGCTCGGCATTCCCGATTCGTATCGCGGCGAGGCCGCAAAAGCCTTCATCAAGCTCAGGCCCGGCGCAAAGCCGTTCTCGCTCGAGGAGCTGCGCGCGCAGCTCGCCGGCAAGCTCGGCAAGCACGAATTGCCGGCCGAAGTCGCCTTCGTCGACGACCTGCCGCGCACACCGGTCGGCAAGCTGTCGCGCCACGAATTGCGCCAGCAGCAGAAACACGACACAAAATAG